One Rhododendron vialii isolate Sample 1 chromosome 2a, ASM3025357v1 genomic region harbors:
- the LOC131318047 gene encoding F-box/kelch-repeat protein At3g23880-like, translated as MATGSSSTCREPKKTMQTSHLLREVLPNLPSEIIYDILSRLPVKSLLRFRCVSKSLCSLISEPEFAKTHLSLASRNNVYGHHKLILTEQDRNGVDCSLYSISNEQSDTAVKLDCLVKGPDCGERIVGCCDGLVCIVSEREVRIWNPSTRKSKRFPNVETQNLSVGRYVRYGFGYAESIDDYKVVGFFRDVNTGLEFEAQVCTLRTHSWRRIGSFPFCLPSDGLVTNLNGSGIFVSGALHWFLGGNGGSIIVSLDLVNVTFGEVLEPHYQRGSLDQIGLDVLNGCLCTLATYDDCTDVWVMKEYGIRESWAKLITITYAAHPFDGQYSQPLCILANGEILLHIQSQLVLYNYIDGTFSYPMIHIFSSFSVHTYVESLVLTDTDADSGV; from the coding sequence ATGGCGACCGGAAGCAGCTCAACTTGTCGAGAACCCAAAAAGACCATGCAGACCTCTCACTTACTACGGGAGGTACTACCGAACCTCCCGTCCGAAATCATCTACGATATACTATCGAGGCTTCCCGTCAAGTCTCTGCTGCGATTCAGGTGCGTTTCCAAATCGTTGTGTTCTTTGATTTCTGAACCCGAATTCGCAAAAACCCATCTCAGTTTAGCATCTAGGAACAATGTTTATGGCCACCATAAACTCATTCTAACCGAGCAGGATCGCAATGGAGTCGATTGCTCTCTTTACTCTATTTCGAATGAGCAATCTGATACTGCTGTCAAGCTTGATTGCCTTGTGAAAGGACCTGATTGTGGAGAAAGGATTGTGGGTTGCTGTGATGGATTGGTATGCATTGTAAGTGAAAGGGAAGTACGTATATGGAACCCATCTACTAGGAAATCCAAGAGATTCCCGAATGTTGAAACGCAGAACCTTTCAGTCGGGAGGTATGTGAGGTACGGGTTTGGTTATGCTGAGTCTATTGACGACTACAAGGTGGTGGGATTCTTTCGTGACGTAAATACTGGTCTTGAGTTTGAAGCGCAGGTGTGTACATTAAGGACTCATTCATGGAGGAGGATTGGAAGCTTTCCTTTTTGTCTTCCTTCAGATGGTTTAGTGACAAATTTGAACGGTAGCGGTATATTTGTGAGTGGTGCGCTACATTGGTTTTTGGGTGGCAATGGCGGTAGCATTATTGTTTCTCTTGATTTGGTGAATGTGACGTTCGGAGAGGTTTTGGAACCTCATTATCAACGTGGTAGTTTGGATCAGATTGGGTTGGATGTCTTAAATGGATGCCTCTGTACACTCGCTACCTACGATGATTGCACTGATGTTTGGGTAATGAAGGAATATGGTATTAGAGAGTCCTGGGCCAAGTTGATTACCATAACTTATGCAGCACATCCTTTTGATGGTCAGTACTCCCAACCATTGTGCATTTTGGCGAATGGTGAAATTTTACTCCATATCCAGTCGCAATTAGTTCTGTACAACTACATAGATGGCACATTTAGCTATCCTATGATtcatattttttcgtctttttctGTGCATACCTACGTTGAGAGTCTAGTCTTGACTGACACTGATGCTGATAGTGGGGTTTAG
- the LOC131318051 gene encoding F-box/kelch-repeat protein At3g23880-like — protein sequence MATKRSSNNREPEMTEQTPHGLLSTEDSLLLPDLPPEIIFQILSRLPVKSLLRFRYGFCYDESSDDYKVVGFFSTAGASGGDLEVKLYSSKTDSWRSIVDSSDFIPWNDSGIYVKGALHWAPWGESHKAIVSLDLAKEKFGEVLQPDYGVVILSRCWLL from the exons ATGGCGACCAAAAGAAGCTCCAATAACCGAGAACCCGAAATGACCGAGCAGACCCCTCATGGCCTCCTCTCGACGGAAGATTCTCTCCTACTGCCGGATCTCCCGCCGGAAATCATCTTCCAAATACTGTCGAGACTTCCAGTCAAGTCTCTGTTGCGATTCAG GTATGGGTTTTGTTATGATGAGTCTAGTGATGATTACAAGGTGGTGGGATTCTTCTCTACTGCTGGGGCAAGCGGTGGTGATCTCGAAGTCAAGTTGTATTCTTCAAAAACAGATTCGTGGAGGAGTATTGTAGACTCTTCTGATTTTATACCTTGGAATGATTCAGGGATATATGTGAAGGGGGCCCTTCATTGGGCCCCCTGGGGGGAGTCCCATAAGGCTATTGTTTCTCTTGATTTGGCAAAGGAGAAGTTTGGAGAGGTTTTGCAACCTGATTATGGAGTTGTTATTCTCAGTCGATGCTGGCTGTTGTAA